TCTGGCATCTTTAGTCTGATTTTGGAGAATTGGTATTACTGTAAAATACAGCATTAATATCGATAATTTTGTTTGGTACTTGGGAATTATATGTTGGTAGAGATGTTGCAATGCAATGTCTCTATTTCTATAGGAAATTTTACAGAGAAGTTAAAAATTTGTGCAACTTTGGCTATTAACTAGTAGAGGCAAATGTCTGCTAGCTGCGATCGCTCTTATCTATCAAATTATTATCACCCCAGCTAAGGCAGATACGCCTGCAATTTCCAATCTACAAACACCTACAAGTACCGAATTAGGAAAGGATTCAGACTTTAAAGTTTTTCCCATAGGATTGAATGTCGGCAACCGCAATGTCAATTCTAGCGTTTTGGTACGTGGTCAAGAAGATGGTTCCCAAGCAATTGATTTTCCAAATTGGCTGTTACCTTATGATGCCGTCGTTCAAGGTTTGAAATTAAATGTCATCACTTTACCAGACGGTCAATTAGAAGTGCGATCGCTTAGTTTTGTGACTCGCATCAACCCAACAAAACTTCGCACCGATCCAGAATTAGGATTAGTCTTTACAATTCAAGATTTACAAACTCTCTTTGGCGTAGGGGCAAAATTTGACATCAATGAATACGCCATTATTTTAGATGTTCCAGGAGTAGATCAATCCAGTGGCAAACTAGCAGAAACAGAAACTCCAATTCAACTAGAAGGATTACCACACATTACACCTAAAAAGTTTAGTGTTGCGGCAGTTGAACAGAAGGTAAATGCTAGCGGTGGTGCTACCAGATCGACAAGTTATAGAGGCGATTTTATTGCTGTTGGTAGTGCTTTGGGTGGTTCGTGGTTCATCCGCACCGATCAACCAAATTTACAAAATCCGCAAACTTGGAATATTGCTGAAGCGCAATTTTTGCGACAAACTAATTCATCTGATTATTTTGTGGGTTCCCAGCCAACTTTTTGGCAAACTCAAGGAACAGGAGACTATTGGGGGTTTACATCCATTCAACGACAGGGCTTTGTACCACCTCAACCCTTTGGCGGTGGTTCTTCCGATCCTCGCCAACGTTTACAAGCAGATGCTATTGGACGCACAATTGCTGGTAAAGCTGAACCAGGTACATTAGTGCGCTTAGTACAAGGTTTTAGCGATCGCATAATTGCCGAAATTTTAGTTGATTCTTCTGGCATTTACCGCTTTGAAAATATTAAAAGTCAAAATCAATTTTTGGCAAATAATTATCGCGTTTTGCTGTATCCCCAAGGGCGACTTACCGCCCAACCAGAAATTCAACAGGCTAATTTTTCTACAGTCCCAGGACAATTACCAGCAGGTGCTTCAGGATTAATCGTTTCTGGCGGGTTACGACGGGATTCTTTGGGAAATCAAAGTCTGTTGGGCAACTTTTCTGAGTTTCGGGGAGGAATTGCTGGACGTTGGGGTTTATCGGAAAATCTGACAGTAGGCTTAGGTGGAGTGTATGACGAATCGCCTAAAGCCTTAGCAGAATTATTTTGGCGTGCTAGAAACTTACCTTTGCAGGTAGCAGTTTCAGCACTGACGGGTAATAAGTGGGATGTGAATACAGATATTCGCTACGATCCAGCGTCTAACTTGAGTGCTATATTTACCAGCGATCGCTTATCTAGCCGTTTTAATCTAGATTGGCGAGTTTTGCCTCAATTCACTTTATTCGCCAGTAGTGACACGGGTGATGCGACATCTAGCGGAATGCAATTTAACTTGAGTGGCAAAGATGCCTTTACTTTTGCCCGTATCAGCCTAGATACTAAAAACCGTCTGCGCTGGAATTTGCTGCAACGTCTTGGAAAACTAGAATTAACGCAACGCGGTAACGAAATCAGCACTTTGTCGGAACTGAATTACAACTTATCTAAAAACCGCTTTTCTAGTAGTGGCAACTCACTACTGTTAAATTATGAAACACAGAATCAAAATCGTAGCGACAGCTTGCTAAGTGTGAGTTGGCGCTATCGTTCACAACAACAGGCGATTGATGGTAGCTATCAGTGGGAAGCACAGTTAGGTTATGGCGTTGGTTCTCAGGGTAATGGAATACTAGCCACATTGTCAACAACAGTTTTACCCGGTTTGCTATTACGGGCACGTTATCAAGGTGTGTCGCCGAGTTCCGATGAAGCAACTTTCAGCATAGATTTAGCTTCTAGCCTGAATTTACAAGGAGGTATTAGTCCAGGCGATCGCCGTTCAAATTACTTCCGTACACAAGGCGGACTGTTGATTAAGCCATTTTTTGACCGGAACAATAATGGTAAACAGGATAGAGGCGAAGAAGTTTATACAGATAATGCTGATTTGTTATTGACTTTGAACAATAAACCTCTTAAGTCATTTTTGCCACAAATCCAGGGCAATCGCACTTTAGTAAGAATGCCTCCTGGTATTTATCGCCTCGACCTCGATCCAGCAGGTTTACCCCCTGATTGGCAGCCTATGGTTGAGTCTACAGCCGTTGATGTAGTTGCTGGGAGTTATACCCCTGTGATGATTCCCTTAATTCGTTCTTACGCACGATCGGGGGTAGTCACGGATACTCAAGGTCAAGCGATCGCAGGCGCACGGGTAGAAGCCATACAACCAGATCAAACAACTCGGCGTTTTTCTGTCACCAACGGGGCTGGAGTCTATTATTTAGAAGGCTTGTCACAGGGTAAATACACTCTGCAAATCAACGGTAAATCTGCTGGTAGCTTGAAATTAGAAGAGTCTTCTGAACCATTCCAAGAGCTTAATTTGCAACAGCCGTGAAGTCGTTTTGCTCCAATTAAAAATTATTAATTCAAAATTTAAAAACTACACGAGATTACTCTAACTCAGCGCTTCCCCGTCCTAACTGCACCACCTCAGATGATAGGTGTCGCTCCAACCAATTCTCTAAATCTGCCATTACCTCTCGATAATTGAGGTCACGCTGAATTTCATGATAGGCTTCTGGGTACTCAATTCTCAGCTTATCTGTATAATTTATCCGTTGATAAAAGATGTCGCTTCCCGCAGGTAAAGCCACTCGGTCTGCACCACCGTGGAGAATCAATAATGGTAATTGCCAATCACCTGCTTTAGCATTAATCCAATCAACTGTTGCAAAGAATTCTGTAGCTAGACGGGCAGTACCAAGGGTATGTCGCAGTGTATCCTGAGCGATCGCAGCTAAAACCTGCGGGTCTCGTGAACCAGCACTGATGTCAATGCCTGTATTCAATGTGAAACGCGGCCACACCCGTGAGAGCATTTTTCCTAAAAGCACCCGAATCGGTGAAATCCCAACTTTCCCCAAGGTTGGCGCGAGAGCGATCGCACCTTGCAAAACTGATGCTTGTTGGGGATAGCGCAGAATGTAATCTAAGACAATCACCCCGCCTAAGCTATGACCCAAAAGAAAAATTGGGCAGCCAGGATTCTGAGTCTGAATTAACTGTAAAAAAGCTCCCAAATCTTCTCGAAACTCACTCCAAGCGTTGATATAGCCTCGCTGACCTGGTGAGCGTCCATGACCACGTAAGTCTAAGGCATAGACAGCATATTGTTTGGGAATCAAATGCTGAATTACATTACTGTAGCGATCGCTGTGGGCTCCGAGTCCATGCACAATGGCTAATATTCCCCGTACTTTACCCTCTGGATGCCAGCTTTGATAATACAGGTCAAGTCCTCCAACACCTTGGAATGTGCCTTCTTTACGAGACGCGATGCGATCGCTATGGTCAATCATCTGGTTAATTTTTTAGGTATTGTCTCAGCAAGTTACTAACATGTCAACACTGTTTGTATAAAAATAGCTTCTGGCTATGGGAATAATTACAGCTAATTGAGTTACCCTGATGTATTTATTTAAAATATCGATAAGATCATTCCACAGCTTCTAACCGCGGGTTGGTTAATAATATAACCTCAAGAATTATGATTGAATTCATGAATTCAAGGAGATTTTTATCAAAAATTCTTCTAAGGTATCTGTTCAGGAAGACCAAGCTGATGGGATAATTTCCGAAGTTCATACCGATTCGAAATCTAGCCATCAGAGCCAAGATAGTACACAATTAGGAACTTTAACTGCTGCAAGTATAAAGCGGGTAAAAGAGGGTGTAGCTGCGGCTGGCGATCGCGCTGTTCGCCAGATTATCGAAAAAACCCTCAATCGCTTGGAAGGTGTTAATCAGGGGCATTCAGAACCTAGAGCCAACTCTGGGCTGCGTCGTTTTGTGATGCGATCGCTCATCCATGCCTTTTTCAAGGTACGGGTCGAACACCTCGAAAGAATACCTCAGAAACCTGCAATTCTAGCTGTAAACCATCTCCACCATATCGATCCCTTACTCCTGTTAGCCGAACTCCCTACCCAACCCCACTATTACATCCTGGGCGATGCTCGTACTCTTTATAACAAGTGGTGGAAGCGCTTCATCCTGGATTTTGCGGGGGGCGTGATTCCTTTGGAACGGGTGTGGAAAGAAGAAGTTGCTGTCATGGAAGCGGCTAAAGCAGGAAGGCAAGATTTTGTTGAGCTAGCTACAGCAATTAAACAGACAGTACCGACAGGGGAAGATATACACACACTCCGACAGATAGACCGGATTATCCTGGCAATTTTGGCTCGTGGAGATGGGATGATTCTCTTTCCCGAAGGACGACTGGGAACTGCTGAGGGTAAGTTGCATCTCCCTTTAAAACGCGGGACTGTGATTTATGCCTTGCGGGCTGGTGTACCGATTATTCCAGTTGCACTGATTGGGACTCATGACCTCTATTTGGGAAAGGAGTTAACAATTCGGGTCGGTGAACCGTTACACTTTGCCCAAACAACCAGACCAAAGCGCCAGGAAGTAGAAGTAGCTTTGGAGAAGTTACAGAATGCGATGCTGGCTATGTTGCCAACTAACTATCAAGAACCAACCGGAGCCAAACTGTTACGTTCTTTCCTCAATCACATGTTGTGGTGAGAGTTTATTGCTCTAAAAAGTTAGTAACTTTGAAATTTGATGTTCCCTCCCAACAGTGGTTCAAAAACGCGTTTACCTGAGCATCTGCTGAGTCAATCGATTCTTTGGAAGCGTTAAATTGCACTGCTGTCACAATATACTCAAAGATAATTACAAACTGCTTTTGGAGTGAAATTCTTTCGACTATAATTGTTTCACCTATCTTAGGAATTTGAGGCACATTCACTAAAAATGTCTCAACTTTTGGTTTATCTAGTGGATTTTTGAAATTGAAGTATTTACAGTAAACAATAATTTTCACTTAGACAACCACCAATAACATCATAGATAATCAAAATTATCCTTTAATTTAAAAATTGTAAATATTATAATAGTTTATTAAAAATATCTACCAGCTTATACCAATCCTCAAAAATCAGGCTACAGATGTAAATCTGTAAACCAAAACGAAATTTGACAAGTTTACTATGTTAGCGAGACCTTGAGCCTCATTACGAATTACGAATTAGTGTTATTTCCCCTGCCACATCTGCCGTAACAACTGAAAAATCTTTACAAATCTCTCTTCAAGCCAGAGCATAGCATAATCAACCCATTCCAGAAGTTGCTCTAAGGGATGCTTCTCATAGCCTGTTGAAGTTGCTTTGGTTTCTATCCAGTCTGGCTGTGCCTCAACTTGACTGCTTTGATGAAACTGCTGTTGCAAAATTTCCCCTTTACGAATCTCGCGTTTAGTTAGGGAAGTATGGGCTTGGGTTTGTTTTGCAGCGGCAACTTTTCCAGATATTTTTTGACTTGAGGCAAGATTACTAATTGCTTGTTTCCTTTGCACCAAGCCAGATCCGATCTTAGGCTGTTTTACAGTTAAATTATTTTGTGGAAAATGCCCTACTGATAAACTTGCAGCTAAAGCAGGATTTTTCATTTGAGAAAGTGTAACTGACTTGTCAGTAACGGTTTCGGTGTCACCAAATAAATCATTCCATGTTAGCCAAGGATCAATACCTAAATCCTGGTTCTCCAACAGAGGGCTTTTAGATAAGGCTTTTCTAAAGCGTGATGACAATAGTTTACCTGAAAATTGCTCATCACTAGTTGTTGAATCAAGTGTTTTTCTATTACCAACACCAAAAAAGTAATTAAGCGCCGCCTCAATCAAAGCCTGAATGTTCAGTGTATGAGTTTCCAAACCATCAGCAGTGGTTGCAATTTCTCCCCTAGCAGCTAATTGCTCTTTGCCATAAAGAAATATGTTTAACTGAGTTTGGGCAACTTGAACAATTTCCTGGCTACGTTCTTGCACAGGTACTAAAGCATTTGACTCCAACTTAGCAACAGCTATATCTAGAAACGCTAGTAATCTTTTAGTATTAAGTAAATCTTTTGATATACCCTCAGCTAAAGCTGGAATTTTGGTTGTATTTCCATCAGTGAGTTTTGCTAATAAACGGTCAATCTGTGGTAATAGCTCTGTTTCTTTTTTGACTATAATCAACCGCCAGGACTGCCAGTAATTAGCAACTTCGTTAATAATTCGATTTTCTAACTTTGCCTGCTGCTGGGGTGTCAAAATATCTAGAATTTCATTTTCGGTAGTAACAAGCACTAAACTCCGATTCATCAAATTTGTGGCAATTCCCCGCACTGCTGGAAAATGCTGTTTTAGAGCGTTATCTAACTGTAAAGAGTTGATAATCTCCGCTTTATTCTCTGTAATACTTGAAGATTCTATATAACTTACGTTATTTGTCGAGTTTTTATCAACAAACTTCAGCCGAAAAATTCCCAATAAAGCCAAGGGATTGAAAGTTTCAGATGTTTTTGTAGGAGTGGAGACGGCTTCATCTGACAACACGTAATTGACTGCTTCTAGTACTTGTTGAATAGGACTATCAGCATTTGGAATTTCGGGCTGGAAATCGGTATCATTTGGTTGTAACTTTAGTCTAGTTTGTGGCTCTTTGGTCTGTAGCGTTTTCCCGGATGATTCAGATGACTGAAACAGTAGATACACTGGGTAAAGTAGTGCCTCCACACCCCACTTAGTGGCAACTTGCAAATGCCGGAAGGTGTGTTCCCACTGTTGTGTCACCCGCCGAGATTGCTGGTGGACAAAGTTAAATAGTCTGCTTTGATAACGACCAGAGGAACCAGAAGACATAGTAGTAATTTTTTAGTTCAAGTCTTGTTAAGTTGTGAGACTCGCGCCAAACAATAAAAATAACCAACACCTCATCTTAGCGAATATATGACCCCGACTGTCTCTCAATCTCATACCAAAATCATCTCACAAGCAATTGAGCAACTGCGCTCTTTTTGCCAAGTTAATCTTCAGTCTAGCTGGCTATACCAGGAATCTAACCTGATTATTACTGATGTTGTCGCTGCTGATTTGTCTCATTGGCAACCTGTTCAGTTGAATGCTAAAGAACATATCGCTTGGACAGGTGGGAAAAATGTACTATGGCTAGTGCAAAGGTTGGTAGTGCCCCAAGATTTACAGGGTTATCCTTTAGCTGGGTTATCTTTGCGGCTGGCGCTGGTTTGGTGGGCAGATTCTGCTGAGATTTATGTGAATGGGGAGTTAGTACTGGAGGGTGATTTATTTGATTGTTCGCCGAGAGTGCTTCTCAGTCAGGGGGTAACACCAGGGGAAGAGTTTATTGTGGCTTTGCGGTTAGTGAGTCCGGGACATTGTGATGGTGCTTTAGTGCGATCGCTCCTAGTTTATGAGTCTACTGTTGATAATAATCCCGATCCGGGTTTTGTGGCTGATGAATTAGCTGTGGTGCAGCTTTATTTGGAAAGGTTTGCGCCGGAGAAGTTGGATGCTTTGGTAGAGGTGGTGGAGGAGGTTACGAACCGCAGAGGCGCAGAGGGCACAGAGAAGGGAGAGTTAGCAAAGTCGTTTTTGTCTCTACGTCAAAATTTAATTCAATCCGATATCTTAGCCGAGGGTTGGGGGGATCAAAAATCTAAAATTTTCTTATTGGGTCATGCTCACTTAGATTTAGCATGGCTATGGCCTGTGAGTGAAACTTGGAATGCGGCGCAAAACACTTTTGAGTCGGTTCTGAAGTTGCAAGAAGATTTCCCTGAGCTAATTTTCTGTCATTCGACTCCCGCACTTTACGCTTGGATTGAAGAACATCGCCCGGATTTATTTCAGGCGATTCAAGCACAGGTAGCTGCTGGACGTTGGGAAGTTGTCGGCGGAATGTGGGTGGAACCGGAACTCAATCTAATTGCTGGTGAATCAATAGTCCGTCAGCTATTGTATGGTCAACGATACATCCAGGAAAAGTTTGGACAGTTTTCAACTATGGTATGGGTTCCAGATACTTTTGGTTTCTGTGCAACTTTACCGCAGTTTTTCGCTAATGCCGGAATTGAGTATTTTGTCACCCAAAAGTTGCGGTGGAATGATACTACTAAATTTGATTATGGGGCTTTTTGGTGGCGATCGCCTGACGGTAGCGAAGTCTTTAGTTTGATGTCTGCACCTATCGGTGAAAACATTGACCCAGTTAAAATGGCATCCTACGCTCTGGAATGGCAATCCCAAACTGGTTTATCAGAATCCTTCTGGCTTCCTGGTGTCGGCGACCACGGCGGCGGCCCCACTCGTGATATGTTAGAAACCGCCCAACGTTGGCAAAAGTCGCCTTTCTTCCCAGATTTAGAATTCACGACGGCTGAAAAGTATTTACAGCAAATTGTAGAGACGCGATGGATCGCGTCTGTCAGTAATTATAATTCCCCCCCAGCCTCCCCAGCTCCCCCTGCCTTCCCCACCTGGGATGACGAACTATACCTCGAATTCCATCGCGGTTGTTACACTACCCACGCAGACCAAAAACGCTGGAATCGTCGCTGTGAAAATTTATTGTATGAAGCTGAACTATTTGCTACCTTGGCAACCATAAGTTGTGGTGCGACATATCCTAAAGCAGAAATTGAAGCAGCTTGGAAGCAGGTTTTATTTCAACAGTTTCACGATATTTTACCTGGTTCTTCAATTACTCAAGTTTACACAGATGCGTTACCCCAGTGGCAGCAAGTGGAAAAAGTAGGGATGAAGATATTACAAGAATCACTTTTAGCGATCGCATCTCACATTACCTTATCAGAACCACCAAAACCCAATAGTTTACCTATTTTCGTTTTCAATTCTCTCAATTGGCAGCGTTCTGAGGTAGTCTCTGTTGCCTTACCCACATCACAAGAATGGCAGATTTACGATACTTCTGGAAAGCAGCTTGTCTCCCAATTATCTGAACCATCAACCCTACTATTTCTCGCCACCGAAATTCCACCCGTAGGCTACCGCATATTTTGGCTTTCCCCCTCATCCCCTTCATTCCCCCCATCTCCTTCACTCCTCTCAGACTGGATTTTAGAAAATGAATTCTTGCGAGTTGTTATCGATCCTGATACTGGAGATTTATCAAGTGTTTTTGATAAAACTTATCAACGAGAACTTTTGAGTGGTGCGGGAAATCAACTACAAGCTTTTAAAGATAGCGGTCAATATTGGGATGCTTGGAATATAGACCCCAATTATGCCCAACATCCCTTACCCTCAACAAATCTTCAATCTATTCAGTGGCTAGAAGAAGGGCCAGTACAAAGTCGTGTGCGCGTGGTGCGTCAATTGGGTGAATCGGAATTTTGCCAAGACTATATTTTGCAAGCTGGTTCACCTTTACTGAAGATAACTACTACCGTCAATTGGCAAGAAAATCATGTATTGGTGAAAGCTGCTTTTCCTCTGAATATCGAAGCAGACTTTGCTACTTATGAAATTCCCTGTGGCGCGATTCGCCGGACAACTAAACCGCAAACCCCCGCAGAAGAGGCAAAATGGGAAGTCCCCGCTTTGCGTTGGGCGGATTTAACAGGAGAAACACAGGAGGGTATTCACGGAGTT
The Nostoc punctiforme PCC 73102 genome window above contains:
- a CDS encoding carboxypeptidase-like regulatory domain-containing protein, which translates into the protein MQLWLLTSRGKCLLAAIALIYQIIITPAKADTPAISNLQTPTSTELGKDSDFKVFPIGLNVGNRNVNSSVLVRGQEDGSQAIDFPNWLLPYDAVVQGLKLNVITLPDGQLEVRSLSFVTRINPTKLRTDPELGLVFTIQDLQTLFGVGAKFDINEYAIILDVPGVDQSSGKLAETETPIQLEGLPHITPKKFSVAAVEQKVNASGGATRSTSYRGDFIAVGSALGGSWFIRTDQPNLQNPQTWNIAEAQFLRQTNSSDYFVGSQPTFWQTQGTGDYWGFTSIQRQGFVPPQPFGGGSSDPRQRLQADAIGRTIAGKAEPGTLVRLVQGFSDRIIAEILVDSSGIYRFENIKSQNQFLANNYRVLLYPQGRLTAQPEIQQANFSTVPGQLPAGASGLIVSGGLRRDSLGNQSLLGNFSEFRGGIAGRWGLSENLTVGLGGVYDESPKALAELFWRARNLPLQVAVSALTGNKWDVNTDIRYDPASNLSAIFTSDRLSSRFNLDWRVLPQFTLFASSDTGDATSSGMQFNLSGKDAFTFARISLDTKNRLRWNLLQRLGKLELTQRGNEISTLSELNYNLSKNRFSSSGNSLLLNYETQNQNRSDSLLSVSWRYRSQQQAIDGSYQWEAQLGYGVGSQGNGILATLSTTVLPGLLLRARYQGVSPSSDEATFSIDLASSLNLQGGISPGDRRSNYFRTQGGLLIKPFFDRNNNGKQDRGEEVYTDNADLLLTLNNKPLKSFLPQIQGNRTLVRMPPGIYRLDLDPAGLPPDWQPMVESTAVDVVAGSYTPVMIPLIRSYARSGVVTDTQGQAIAGARVEAIQPDQTTRRFSVTNGAGVYYLEGLSQGKYTLQINGKSAGSLKLEESSEPFQELNLQQP
- a CDS encoding alpha/beta hydrolase — encoded protein: MIDHSDRIASRKEGTFQGVGGLDLYYQSWHPEGKVRGILAIVHGLGAHSDRYSNVIQHLIPKQYAVYALDLRGHGRSPGQRGYINAWSEFREDLGAFLQLIQTQNPGCPIFLLGHSLGGVIVLDYILRYPQQASVLQGAIALAPTLGKVGISPIRVLLGKMLSRVWPRFTLNTGIDISAGSRDPQVLAAIAQDTLRHTLGTARLATEFFATVDWINAKAGDWQLPLLILHGGADRVALPAGSDIFYQRINYTDKLRIEYPEAYHEIQRDLNYREVMADLENWLERHLSSEVVQLGRGSAELE
- a CDS encoding lysophospholipid acyltransferase family protein — its product is MKRVKEGVAAAGDRAVRQIIEKTLNRLEGVNQGHSEPRANSGLRRFVMRSLIHAFFKVRVEHLERIPQKPAILAVNHLHHIDPLLLLAELPTQPHYYILGDARTLYNKWWKRFILDFAGGVIPLERVWKEEVAVMEAAKAGRQDFVELATAIKQTVPTGEDIHTLRQIDRIILAILARGDGMILFPEGRLGTAEGKLHLPLKRGTVIYALRAGVPIIPVALIGTHDLYLGKELTIRVGEPLHFAQTTRPKRQEVEVALEKLQNAMLAMLPTNYQEPTGAKLLRSFLNHMLW
- a CDS encoding alpha-mannosidase, which produces MTPTVSQSHTKIISQAIEQLRSFCQVNLQSSWLYQESNLIITDVVAADLSHWQPVQLNAKEHIAWTGGKNVLWLVQRLVVPQDLQGYPLAGLSLRLALVWWADSAEIYVNGELVLEGDLFDCSPRVLLSQGVTPGEEFIVALRLVSPGHCDGALVRSLLVYESTVDNNPDPGFVADELAVVQLYLERFAPEKLDALVEVVEEVTNRRGAEGTEKGELAKSFLSLRQNLIQSDILAEGWGDQKSKIFLLGHAHLDLAWLWPVSETWNAAQNTFESVLKLQEDFPELIFCHSTPALYAWIEEHRPDLFQAIQAQVAAGRWEVVGGMWVEPELNLIAGESIVRQLLYGQRYIQEKFGQFSTMVWVPDTFGFCATLPQFFANAGIEYFVTQKLRWNDTTKFDYGAFWWRSPDGSEVFSLMSAPIGENIDPVKMASYALEWQSQTGLSESFWLPGVGDHGGGPTRDMLETAQRWQKSPFFPDLEFTTAEKYLQQIVETRWIASVSNYNSPPASPAPPAFPTWDDELYLEFHRGCYTTHADQKRWNRRCENLLYEAELFATLATISCGATYPKAEIEAAWKQVLFQQFHDILPGSSITQVYTDALPQWQQVEKVGMKILQESLLAIASHITLSEPPKPNSLPIFVFNSLNWQRSEVVSVALPTSQEWQIYDTSGKQLVSQLSEPSTLLFLATEIPPVGYRIFWLSPSSPSFPPSPSLLSDWILENEFLRVVIDPDTGDLSSVFDKTYQRELLSGAGNQLQAFKDSGQYWDAWNIDPNYAQHPLPSTNLQSIQWLEEGPVQSRVRVVRQLGESEFCQDYILQAGSPLLKITTTVNWQENHVLVKAAFPLNIEADFATYEIPCGAIRRTTKPQTPAEEAKWEVPALRWADLTGETQEGIHGVSLLNDCKYGYDSKPNQLRLTLLRSPNWPDSEADKGFHEFTYTLYPHAGSWESAHTVRRGYELNIPLQVILNPPNENPPLSTGKDGLGVSFLDLSAENLILMALKPSEDNPQQLILRCYECHGETAELSLQSNLGLNLGDTVDLLERSSTTEFSSRQQILTIQPWKIASFKVIPAINSRLE